A segment of the Tissierellales bacterium genome:
TATCGTATTTCCTAATAAATCCAATAACAATTATAAGTACTCCAATTAATTTTAGCATAGCCTTCCCCCTTATTATTCTTTGAAATGCAAAAAGTAAAAATAGTCTGAAAATTACCGCTTATATGCAATATAAAATATTGTTCTTTCATTTTCTGTTGTCTAGAAAACAATTTTCATTTATTTTTATTCTTAACTATTCATATTTTTACAAATAAAAAAACTTACAATGAATAATTTCAACACGAAATTTATACATTGTAAGTTTTCCTTAAACATTTACATCAATCTCTAATCGCTCCAATACGGTGTTATATACCTTTTTAGTCCTTCAATATCCGTAATATGTATCTGTCTATCTTTTATAGTTATCAAATTCTGATCTTTGAAATATTTTAATCCATTTGTTATAGTGCTTCTATTTGCAGCCATACGATTTGCAAGTTCTTCATGTGTAAACGTCATATTTATTTTCTTATTTTCAGAATTTTTGTTACTTCTGTAGTTTGTAGTATGCGCAAGCCTCACCAAAACATGTGCTAATTTTCCAAGAGCATCGTTGAATTTTACATCTGCCAATTCTAGCATTACTATGCGATATTTTCTTATGATACTATGCATAAAGTGCTTATAAATATCTGGTTCTTTTATTAATTCATTCTCTAACACATCCCTAGATACTATAGACACCGCGCTAGCTTTCAATGCCTTAGTTATAACACAAGTTCTCTC
Coding sequences within it:
- a CDS encoding Crp/Fnr family transcriptional regulator, whose translation is MYDILFNENLQQKMTEYFLKELAPLGVVKAFGKNEIIDPDDANSVYIVLDGAFNQVLYSRDGDEMSFFRLERGTIFGEMDFFDGERTCVITKALKASAVSIVSRDVLENELIKEPDIYKHFMHSIIRKYRIVMLELADVKFNDALGKLAHVLVRLAHTTNYRSNKNSENKKINMTFTHEELANRMAANRSTITNGLKYFKDQNLITIKDRQIHITDIEGLKRYITPYWSD